From Nicotiana tabacum cultivar K326 chromosome 22, ASM71507v2, whole genome shotgun sequence, one genomic window encodes:
- the LOC107824098 gene encoding transcription factor bHLH78 isoform X2 codes for MDKDYFSNGGIPPLLQFEPRIPLNSISGQSSDCFLNTHLDNKSIDQYTNFDSALSSMVSSPVASNSVNSNDNFALRELIGKLGTICSSPPPQFTDYAVNYDHINNINNSDSTMTSCYSTPLNSPPKLRNNIPNFDISVPVNPPQFPTVSANPEFSHKAAKFSCFGSSSFNGRTSQFGLNNTELSHRSRNEPMGSGKLSRISSSPSLVLQNKNSGQTQVEMMCENLDLGKFSGPNNANSNEECSVSEQIPSGEIGSKTPKELNSRKRKAVSKGKGKKYNEAEAEDGTKEKRSKSTEGNGKKNGTVKMEETNGSEGDEAEKEAKEEQKPAKDWIHVRARRGQATDSHSLAERVRREKISQRMKFLQDLVPGCNKVTGKALMLDEIINYVQSLQRQVEICQSNGSLQQHMFPLDRSCENLNQLHTICEDELQTIVQMGFSQNSYQDLTLQSQAFPVPNSTSNMKLDM; via the exons ATGGATAAAGACTACTTCTCTAATGGTGGAATTCCACCGCTCCTCCAATTTGAACCCAGAATTCCATTAAATTCCATTTCAGGGCAATCTTCAGACTGTTTTCTAAACACCCATTTGGACAATAAATCTATAGATCAATACACCAATTTCGATTCAGCTTTGAGTTCCATGGTCTCATCTCCTGTTGCCTCCAATTCTGTAAATTCCAACGATAATTTCGCACTCCGCGAATTAATTGGAAAATTAGGCACAATTTGTAGCTCTCCTCCACCTCAATTCACCGATTATGCTGTGAATTATgatcatattaataatattaataacagTGATTCCACTATGACTTCATGTTATAGTACACCTTTAAACTCTCCTCCAAAATTACGAAATAATATACCAAATTTTGATATTTCAGTTCCAGTAAATCCTCCTCAATTTCCTACAGTGTCAGCTAATCCAGAGTTTTCACATAAAGCTGCTAAATTTTCTTGTTTTGGTAGCAGTAGTTTTAATGGCAGAACGAGTCAATTTGGGCTAAACAATACAGAATTGAGTCATAGATCTAGGAATGAGCCTATGGGAAGTGGAAAATTATCTAGAATATCGAGTAGCCCTTCTCTTGTACTACAGAACAAAAATTCAGGCCAAACCCAGGTGGAAATGATGTGTGAAAATTTGGATTTGGGCAAATTTTCAGGTCCTAATAATGCCAATTCCAATGAAGAATGTTCTGTTTCTGAACAAATCCCAAGTGGTGAAATTGGGTCAAAAACACCAAAGGAATTGAATTCTAGGAAAAGAAAAGCAGTttcaaaaggaaaaggaaagaagtATAATGAGGCTGAAGCTGAAGAtggtacaaaggaaaagagatcTAAATCAACAGAAGGTAATGGGAAGAAAAATGGAACAGTTAAAATGGAGGAAACAAATGGTAGTGAAGGTGATGAAGCTGAGAAAGAAGCAAAGGAAGAGCAAAAGCCAGCAAAGGATTGGATTCATGTTAGAGCAAGAAGAGGTCAAGCCACTGATAGTCATAGTCTAGCTGAAAGA GTCCGTCGAGAGAAGATCAGTCAAAGAATGAAGTTTTTGCAAGATCTTGTACCAGGCTGTAATAAG GTGACTGGAAAAGCACTAATGCTTGATGAAATTATAAATTATGTACAGTCTCTCCAACGCCAAGTTGAG ataTGCCAATCAAATGGCTCTTTACAACAACATATGTTCCCATTAGATAGATCTTGTGAAAATCTTAATCAG CTTCACACAATCTGTGAGGATGAACTGCAAACAATTGTTCAGATGGGATTTAGCCAAAATTCTTACCAGGACCTAACATTGC
- the LOC107824098 gene encoding transcription factor bHLH62 isoform X1, protein MDKDYFSNGGIPPLLQFEPRIPLNSISGQSSDCFLNTHLDNKSIDQYTNFDSALSSMVSSPVASNSVNSNDNFALRELIGKLGTICSSPPPQFTDYAVNYDHINNINNSDSTMTSCYSTPLNSPPKLRNNIPNFDISVPVNPPQFPTVSANPEFSHKAAKFSCFGSSSFNGRTSQFGLNNTELSHRSRNEPMGSGKLSRISSSPSLVLQNKNSGQTQVEMMCENLDLGKFSGPNNANSNEECSVSEQIPSGEIGSKTPKELNSRKRKAVSKGKGKKYNEAEAEDGTKEKRSKSTEGNGKKNGTVKMEETNGSEGDEAEKEAKEEQKPAKDWIHVRARRGQATDSHSLAERVRREKISQRMKFLQDLVPGCNKVTGKALMLDEIINYVQSLQRQVEFLSMKLASVNPRMDFHIDNFISKDICQSNGSLQQHMFPLDRSCENLNQLHTICEDELQTIVQMGFSQNSYQDLTLQSQAFPVPNSTSNMKLDM, encoded by the exons ATGGATAAAGACTACTTCTCTAATGGTGGAATTCCACCGCTCCTCCAATTTGAACCCAGAATTCCATTAAATTCCATTTCAGGGCAATCTTCAGACTGTTTTCTAAACACCCATTTGGACAATAAATCTATAGATCAATACACCAATTTCGATTCAGCTTTGAGTTCCATGGTCTCATCTCCTGTTGCCTCCAATTCTGTAAATTCCAACGATAATTTCGCACTCCGCGAATTAATTGGAAAATTAGGCACAATTTGTAGCTCTCCTCCACCTCAATTCACCGATTATGCTGTGAATTATgatcatattaataatattaataacagTGATTCCACTATGACTTCATGTTATAGTACACCTTTAAACTCTCCTCCAAAATTACGAAATAATATACCAAATTTTGATATTTCAGTTCCAGTAAATCCTCCTCAATTTCCTACAGTGTCAGCTAATCCAGAGTTTTCACATAAAGCTGCTAAATTTTCTTGTTTTGGTAGCAGTAGTTTTAATGGCAGAACGAGTCAATTTGGGCTAAACAATACAGAATTGAGTCATAGATCTAGGAATGAGCCTATGGGAAGTGGAAAATTATCTAGAATATCGAGTAGCCCTTCTCTTGTACTACAGAACAAAAATTCAGGCCAAACCCAGGTGGAAATGATGTGTGAAAATTTGGATTTGGGCAAATTTTCAGGTCCTAATAATGCCAATTCCAATGAAGAATGTTCTGTTTCTGAACAAATCCCAAGTGGTGAAATTGGGTCAAAAACACCAAAGGAATTGAATTCTAGGAAAAGAAAAGCAGTttcaaaaggaaaaggaaagaagtATAATGAGGCTGAAGCTGAAGAtggtacaaaggaaaagagatcTAAATCAACAGAAGGTAATGGGAAGAAAAATGGAACAGTTAAAATGGAGGAAACAAATGGTAGTGAAGGTGATGAAGCTGAGAAAGAAGCAAAGGAAGAGCAAAAGCCAGCAAAGGATTGGATTCATGTTAGAGCAAGAAGAGGTCAAGCCACTGATAGTCATAGTCTAGCTGAAAGA GTCCGTCGAGAGAAGATCAGTCAAAGAATGAAGTTTTTGCAAGATCTTGTACCAGGCTGTAATAAG GTGACTGGAAAAGCACTAATGCTTGATGAAATTATAAATTATGTACAGTCTCTCCAACGCCAAGTTGAG TTCCTATCCATGAAGTTGGCTTCAGTGAACCCAAGAATGGATTTTCACATAGATAATTTCATCTCAAAAGAT ataTGCCAATCAAATGGCTCTTTACAACAACATATGTTCCCATTAGATAGATCTTGTGAAAATCTTAATCAG CTTCACACAATCTGTGAGGATGAACTGCAAACAATTGTTCAGATGGGATTTAGCCAAAATTCTTACCAGGACCTAACATTGC